ACGATCGGTGGCACCGAACTCGCGGCCCGGGCGGAGAGTCAACGGCAGGTCCACCAGGTGCTGCCCGCCACCCGCGGAGCCATCGTGGACCTCAACGGAGATCCCATCGCGTTCACCCGCGAAGCCCGTGACCTGTCCATCCAGCCTCTGGTCGAACAGCGCAACGCGGAAGCGCGCAAGGAACTCGATCGCACCAAACCCACCTGGGACCAACTCGTCGACGAGATCGGTGACGAGTTCGAGTCCGTCCTCGGGGACCAGGTCGATCGCGACGAGATCGAGGCCAAGCTCACCTCCGGGGGAGGCTTCACCTATCTCGTCCGCAACGTCGATGTGACGCAGGCCAACGCGATCACCCGGAAGTTCCCGATGATCGGCGCGGAGCGCGTGGACATCCGCGAATACCCGGGTGGAGCGCTCGCGGCCAACGTGGTGGGTGCCACGTCGAAGAGTGACGACGGCAAACTCATCGGGCTACAGGGCATCGAGGCGACCTTCAACGACGAGCTCGGTGGTGAGGACGGCCGCCAGACCTTCGACAGGGCCCAGGACGACACGGTCATCCCCGGGACACTGCGGAACGTCTCCGCGCCCCGTGACGGCGACACGATCCGTCTCACCCTGGACGCGGACCTCCAGTGGCACGTCCAGAAGGCCGTGCAGTCCGCCAAGGACACCTCGGGGGCGCAGAACGCGTCGGCGGTCGTGTTGGACGCCCGGACCGGCGAGGTCCGGGCGATGGCCAATGACAACACCTTCAACCCCGCGGTGGGCATCGGTGCCGAACTCGAGCGCGGGGCCGACCTCGGCAACCCGGCGATCACCTCGCCGTTCGAGCCCGGTTCGGTGCAGAAGATCGTCACCGCCGCGGCGGCCATCGAGGGCGGCCTGACCGATCCAGAGGAGGTCCACTCCGTGGACGGGAGTATCAGTATGGAGGGGGTGACCGTCTCCGACGCGTGGCAGCACGGACCCACGCCGTACACGACCACCGGCATCTTCGGGAAGTCCTCCAACGTCGGAACCCTCATGCTGGCCCAGCGGGTCGGCAAGGAGTCGTTCTCGGAGTACCTGGAGAAGTTCGGACTGGGGCAGCGCTCCGGCATCGAACTCGCCGGTGAATCCGACGGGCTCGTGCCCGACCTGCAGAATTGGCAGGGCGGTACCTTCGCCAACCTGCCGATCGGTCAGGGTCTGTCCATGACGACCCTGCAGATGGCGGGCATCTACCAGACGATCGCCAACGACGGCGTCCGGGTTCCGCCACGGATCGTCGCCGAGCGGGTGGACCCGGACGGCCGGACCCACGCGGCCGAGCGGCCGGAGGGCGAGCGGGTCGTGAGCGAGCAGACCGCCCGCACGGTGCGCGACATGTTCCGTTCGGTGGTGCAGTCCGGGCCGGGTGCGCAGGCCGGCACGGGCCCGCAGGCCGCGGTGGCCGGTTACCAGATCAGCGGTAAGACCGGCACCGCCCAGCAGATCGACCCGGCGTGTGCCTGCTACTCAAACTCCCGGTACTGGATCACCTTCTCCGGGATCCTGCCCGCCGACGATCCGCGGTACGTGATCGCGATCATGCTCGACGCCCCCCAGCGCGGGGCCCTCGGCGCGTCCGCCGCGCCGCTGTTCCACGACATCGCCTCATGGCTGGTCAACCGGGACAACATCCCTCCGTCCGCCCCCGCACCGGACCTGATCCTGCAGGCGCAGTGACACGCGACCGGCAGGGTAGCGTGTAGCGGGTTCACGGGAGGTCACGAACAACGGAGAGGCGGGTCGAGGACAGGCGATGACGACAGCGGCACAGCTGGCGGACGCGGTGCGGGCCACCCTCCTCGGCGACAGGGCGGAAGCCCACACGGACCTGACCGGCGCCACCATCCGCGCCCAGGACGCAGGACCCGGCATCCTCTTCGCGGCGCTGCCCGGCACCAGGATCCACGGTGCCTCGTTCGGCGCGACCGCGGTCGAGGCGGGTGCCTCGGCCGTGCTG
This Dietzia psychralcaliphila DNA region includes the following protein-coding sequences:
- a CDS encoding peptidoglycan D,D-transpeptidase FtsI family protein: MTDRRTPGKGPRVPSGAARGSRSGDGRPPNRSGKVLTAATTDRRFTWMRSAFAVIMVIALVKLLWVQTIGGTELAARAESQRQVHQVLPATRGAIVDLNGDPIAFTREARDLSIQPLVEQRNAEARKELDRTKPTWDQLVDEIGDEFESVLGDQVDRDEIEAKLTSGGGFTYLVRNVDVTQANAITRKFPMIGAERVDIREYPGGALAANVVGATSKSDDGKLIGLQGIEATFNDELGGEDGRQTFDRAQDDTVIPGTLRNVSAPRDGDTIRLTLDADLQWHVQKAVQSAKDTSGAQNASAVVLDARTGEVRAMANDNTFNPAVGIGAELERGADLGNPAITSPFEPGSVQKIVTAAAAIEGGLTDPEEVHSVDGSISMEGVTVSDAWQHGPTPYTTTGIFGKSSNVGTLMLAQRVGKESFSEYLEKFGLGQRSGIELAGESDGLVPDLQNWQGGTFANLPIGQGLSMTTLQMAGIYQTIANDGVRVPPRIVAERVDPDGRTHAAERPEGERVVSEQTARTVRDMFRSVVQSGPGAQAGTGPQAAVAGYQISGKTGTAQQIDPACACYSNSRYWITFSGILPADDPRYVIAIMLDAPQRGALGASAAPLFHDIASWLVNRDNIPPSAPAPDLILQAQ